Proteins co-encoded in one Prunus persica cultivar Lovell chromosome G6, Prunus_persica_NCBIv2, whole genome shotgun sequence genomic window:
- the LOC18774952 gene encoding calreticulin, which yields MAFRVPNSSLLSLILLSLLAIASAKVFFEERFEDGWDKRWVTSEWKKEENLAGEWNYTSGKWNGDPNDKGIQTSEDYRFYAISAEFPEFSNKDKTLVFQFSVKHEQKLDCGGGYIKLLSGDVDQKKFGGDTPYSIMFGPDICGYSTKKVHAILNYNNTNNLIKKDVPCETDQLTHVYTFIIRPDATYTILIDNAEKQTGSLYSDWDLLPAKKIKDPEAKKPEDWEDQEYIPDPEDKKPEGYDDIPKEIADSDAKKPEDWDDEEDGEWTAPTIPNPEYKGEWKPKKIKNPNFKGKWKAPLIDNPEFKDDPELYVYPNLKYVGIELWQVKSGTLFDNILITDEPEYAKQLAEETWGKQKDAEKAAFEELEKKLQEEESKEDPVDSDAEDDDADAEDGEESDSESKPDSTEESAETEAEKHDEL from the exons ATGGCGTTTAGGGTTCCAAACTCTAGCTTGCTGTCCCTgatcctcctctctctcctagCTATCGCCTCCGCCAAGGTCTTCTTCGAAGAACGCTTCGAGG ACGGATGGGATAAACGTTGGGTTACTTCCGAGTGGAAGAAAGAGGAGAACCTGGCTGGTGAATGGAACTACACCTCTGGAAAATGGAATGGAGACCCTAATGACAAAG GTATCCAAACAAGTGAGGACTACAGGTTCTATGCCATATCAGCTGAGTTCCCTGAATTCAGCAACAAGGATAAGACACTCGTGTTTCAATTTTCTGTGAAGCATGAGCAGAAACTTGACTGTGGTGGTGGCTACATCAAGCTACTCAGTGGTGATGTTGATCAGAAGAAATTTGGCGGTGATACCCCATACAG TATCATGTTTGGGCCAGATATCTGCGGATACAGCACCAAGAAAGTGCATGCAATTCTTAACTACAATAATACAAATAACTTGATCAAGAAGGATGTTCCTTGTGAGACTGACCAACTCACTCATGTCTATACTTTTATCATCCGTCCAGATGCTACCTACACCATCCTTATTGACAATGCTGAGAAACAAACTGGTAGCCTCTACAGCGATTGGGATCTTCTGCCTGCAAAGAAAATCAAGGATCCCGAGGCCAAGAAA CCTGAAGATTGGGAAGACCAAGAATACATCCCTGACCCTGAAGATAAGAAGCCAGAG GGGTATGATGACATTCCCAAGGAAATAGCCGATTCCGATGCCAAGAAG CCTGAAGACTGGGATGATGAGGAAGATGGTGAATGGACTGCCCCAACCATTCCCAACCCTGAGTACAAGGGTGAATGGAAGCCAAAG AAAATCAAGAACCCCAACTTCAAGGGAAAGTGGAAGGCACCATTGATTGACAACCCAGAATTCAAGGATGACCCTGAGCTGTATGTTTACCCCAACTTGAAGTACGTCGGAATCGAATTGTGGCAG GTGAAATCTGGAACCCTGTTTGACAACATTTTGATCACTGATGAGCCGGAGTATGCAAAGCAGTTGGCTGAGGAAACATGGGGCAAACAGAAAGAT GCCGAGAAGGCAGCATTCGAGGAGCTGGAGAAGAAGCTGCAGGAGGAG GAATCAAAAGAAGACCCAGTTGATTCTGAT GCCGAGGACGATGATGCTGACGCCGAAGATGGAGAAGAATCTGATTCCGAATCGAAACCAGACTCAACTGAAGAGAGTGCCGAAACTGAGGCTGAGAAACAT GATGAACTGTAG